The DNA segment GCAGGGCCTTTAATGTCTCGGCCAAAGACATGACGAGACAGCCCACAAAAACCCCGATGGAAATTCCGTAAACAGCCAAAAGGAAGGCGCCGCCCACCGGGAATTCCACAAAATAAAGATCCATGGCGTTTCCCCAGACTCCGCCGAGGACAATGAGCGTCTCATAGAGGAACACATGTCTTCTCGTCTTTGTGACGGCGATGAGCCGCGGAAAGACGCCGATGATCGCCAGAAAGGCGAAGATGCCGGCAGCAATGACACCGCCGGCGCTGATCCCGGCAAAAAACAGAAAGGCCTGTCTAAGAAACATCCACACCCGACTCCTTCCTCTGGCTGTTCTGGATCACCGCCTTATTGACACTTTCTTCATAAAGCCGCATTTCCACTTCGATGGGCGTCGGATCCGCCGTCAGCTTCCAGGACGCAAAATGGTTGAAAAATACCAGGATGCCTGCCGCCAGCCCCAGAGAATAGGAAAATTCCAGAATGGACGGGCCGCCCGGCTCCTGCCCCATGACGGTCCCGTAAATCTTAGAAAACACATCCGTCACGTTGGCATCGTTATTAAACGTCATGATGGCAAAGGCCGCGCCGCAGAAAGAGACAGCGGAAACAAAGGCCGTCTTCGTCCATTCCCAGGCCATCGCCGGCATCTTGTCCGGCTTGTATTTTACGATAAAGTCCACTTCGCCCACGTTGTTTACCTGGACGCCGGAGCCGGCGGCTTCCAGTGTCTCCACAAGATCCAGTACGCTTCCCACATAGACGCTGTCCTGTTTTCCTTTCTGCTTTTCGGGAAAGGACGTCACCTTCACGGCCCGGCATTTCGCTTCCACGGCTTTGTTTTTGCACCGGACATCGGCAATGTCGCCCAGATGCACCTGCCGCTCATGAACCTCTGAAATCTGGGGAAGATTGATATAAACCGTATCTCCTGTCATAGCTCCAAAAGCCTCCCGGAGACGGCCTCCACAAGAATTCCCTCCGGCTCCTCTGTTTTTCTCTGGGCAGCAAACAGCAGGTACCACACGAGGACAGCCGCGGCCGCCATGCAGAGGATCATTACCAGAACACCGGCTTTATTTTTAAGCGAATCCATGATCCCACATCCTTTTCTCTGGTTTTCTGCCCCTAGTATGTGTAAGTTTTCACAGTTCTATACGGAATTCCTATCCTCCGGCCAGCTTTTCCCTGAGCTGCCGCAGGATCTTCTTTTCCAGCCTCGATACCTGTACCTGGGAAATGTGAAGGTCTTCTGCGATTTTCGTCTGGGTCTGGTTTTCAAAGTACCGCCTAATGATAATCTCCTGTTCCTGCCTGCCAAGGCCGGAAAGCAGCTCCTTTACGACGATTTTATCTAACACCTTCTCATTTTCCGATGATTTTTCCGCAAGCTTATCGAGAAGGCATCCGTTCCCGTCGTCCTCCTTTCCTACCGGCCGGTAGAGAGACTCCACCTCGGCCCCGGCCTCTAAGGACGCGGCCACCTCCTCACGGCTGACCCCCACCTGGCCCGCCAGCTCTTCGATGGTCGGCTCCCGCCCCAGGGAAAACTCCATCCGCTCCCTGGCCGAATAGATTTTCATGGCAAGCTCCTTTAAAGGCCTGCTGACCTTAATCATCCCATCGTCCCTGAGAAACCGCCGGATTTCCCCGGTAATCATCGGAACGGCGTAGGTGGAGAGCTTCACATCCATGGAAAGGTCAAAGTTGTCGATGGCCTTTAAAAGGCCGATGCTCCCGATCTGGAATAAATCTTCTGTCTCACAACCGCGTCCGGAAAACCGTTTTACGATGCTCCAGACGAGTCCTATGTTCTCCATAACCAGCCTGTCCCTGGCCTCTTTATCCCCATCGTGCGCCCTTTGAAGCAGTTCCATGGTCTCCGCCATACGATCACCTGCCGATTTTCTTTCTCATCGTGACCGCCGTCCCCCTGCCCGGGGCCGAATCCACCGTGACTTCGTCCATGAACGCCTCCATAAACGAAAAGCCCATGCCGGAGCGTTCCCCATCCGGCGCCGTCGTAAACATCGGCTCCATGGCCTTTTTTACGTCCGGGATTCCGACGCCGTCGTCCTTTACCGTGATCGTTAAGATCCGGCCGCAGGTCTCGGCCGAAAGGCTTATGACGCCCTCGCCTCCCTGGTAACCGTGGATCACGGCGTTTGTGACGGCCTCTGACACCGCCGTCTTGATGTCGTCGATCTCCTCTAAGGTCGGATCCAGGCGGCTTGCAAAGACGGCCATGACAACCCTGGCAAACTCCTCGTTCTCCGAAAGGCTGTCCATTTTCATGCTCATAAATTCTTTCTTTTCCATACCTTCCTCCCTCAGCCGGCAAGCGCCCCTTCTTTTGTCTCATACCGGCTCATGAGCCCTAAAATGCCGGAAATTTTTAAAATCCTTAAAACCTGCGGCCCCGCCCCGTAAAAACAGGACGTCCCGCCGCCGGCCTTCATCTGTTTATAGCGGTTTAACAGGATCCCGACGCCGGAGCTGTCCATGAATTCCGTGCGGGAAAAATCGAAAATCACCCGGGAAATGTAGTTTTCCGCCATGAGAAGATCCGTCTCGTACCGGAGGTTCCGGCAGTTGTGGTGGTCTAGTTCCTTGGGAAGATGGATGATAAGCGTCTGTCCCTTCGCTTCGTAGATAAATGATGGTTCCATAGAATCCCTCCAATCCTTTTTCTTTCAAACAAAAAAAGAGGCCCCGCAAAATTTCTTTTGTAGAGTCTCTTTTCCTGTTTCTCTCTTAGTATGTCTTAATAGCCGCGCTCGGTCCTTGCCTGCTCGGCAAGCTCCGTATCCGGGAAGTTTAAGATCACCTGCCCGAACAGCTCGTTTGCCTGGGCCTCATCGCCCTTGGCCTTATAGAGCATCGCCATGTTGAAAATCACCTGGGGATTCTGGCTGTTGAATTCCATGTACTTCCCGTAGTAATAAAGGGCCGTATCGTAATCCCCGGCCTCCGTGGACTGTGCCGCGAGGGCCTCCAAAACCGGCGGCGCCTCTGTCGTCATGGCAGCCGCGATTTCGTTTATGGTTCCAAGGACGGCCTCGTCGGTGATCTTTGTAAGATCTAAGCCGATATAAAGCTGGACGACCGTGTTCATGTCGCCTTTCCGGTAAGCATCAAGAAGCGCGATGGTGTTCTGGTACTGAACCATGGTGCTTCCTGGATCCGAAATCAGGCTGTTTAATTCCTGTTCGGCCTGTTCCTTCTCCTGGCGGTACTGTTCTGCCTCGCCGGAGAGCCGGTCAATCTCCTGGTTCGCCAGATTCAGTTTATCGGCATAGGAAAGCATTTCCTGGTTGTGGTCGTAGTTTAAAGAACGGATCCTGGCCGGCATGATTATAAACAGAACCACCAGGATTCCCAAAAACAGCCCGATCCCGATGTTGATGA comes from the Eubacteriaceae bacterium Marseille-Q4139 genome and includes:
- a CDS encoding stage V sporulation protein AB encodes the protein MFLRQAFLFFAGISAGGVIAAGIFAFLAIIGVFPRLIAVTKTRRHVFLYETLIVLGGVWGNAMDLYFVEFPVGGAFLLAVYGISIGVFVGCLVMSLAETLKALPVLGRRIRLAVGIQYLILAIAAGKFAGAWMYFTKGFGGA
- the spoIIAB gene encoding anti-sigma F factor, whose product is MEKKEFMSMKMDSLSENEEFARVVMAVFASRLDPTLEEIDDIKTAVSEAVTNAVIHGYQGGEGVISLSAETCGRILTITVKDDGVGIPDVKKAMEPMFTTAPDGERSGMGFSFMEAFMDEVTVDSAPGRGTAVTMRKKIGR
- a CDS encoding stage V sporulation protein AA, which gives rise to MTGDTVYINLPQISEVHERQVHLGDIADVRCKNKAVEAKCRAVKVTSFPEKQKGKQDSVYVGSVLDLVETLEAAGSGVQVNNVGEVDFIVKYKPDKMPAMAWEWTKTAFVSAVSFCGAAFAIMTFNNDANVTDVFSKIYGTVMGQEPGGPSILEFSYSLGLAAGILVFFNHFASWKLTADPTPIEVEMRLYEESVNKAVIQNSQRKESGVDVS
- a CDS encoding SigB/SigF/SigG family RNA polymerase sigma factor, with amino-acid sequence MAETMELLQRAHDGDKEARDRLVMENIGLVWSIVKRFSGRGCETEDLFQIGSIGLLKAIDNFDLSMDVKLSTYAVPMITGEIRRFLRDDGMIKVSRPLKELAMKIYSARERMEFSLGREPTIEELAGQVGVSREEVAASLEAGAEVESLYRPVGKEDDGNGCLLDKLAEKSSENEKVLDKIVVKELLSGLGRQEQEIIIRRYFENQTQTKIAEDLHISQVQVSRLEKKILRQLREKLAGG
- a CDS encoding anti-sigma factor antagonist (This anti-anti-sigma factor, or anti-sigma factor antagonist, belongs to a family that includes characterized members SpoIIAA, RsbV, RsfA, and RsfB.), with amino-acid sequence MEPSFIYEAKGQTLIIHLPKELDHHNCRNLRYETDLLMAENYISRVIFDFSRTEFMDSSGVGILLNRYKQMKAGGGTSCFYGAGPQVLRILKISGILGLMSRYETKEGALAG